A stretch of Spirosoma oryzicola DNA encodes these proteins:
- a CDS encoding phage integrase SAM-like domain-containing protein — protein MNINRMEVKYWLHDSKTPGKAQIYCNITVKGQRIQIGSTGITIYRDHWNADTQRITKHNPRSQFLNEQLIAQELQLMSIFTDLFTKKAPITAGKIKRLFKQGAGETTVLLTAFDLFLKDVKTNPECSENTWEAYDDCRKKLINFLISEKALDLVVEEFDVAYLKKYRKWMKLIPVGDKIGHKDSYIRKHSQTIKQVTKWAKANHLADHNNLEGFKVPNAKYDDPIYLTDEEFERLVNHRFDNPHKQQAADMFIIYCRTGFHYGDLKDFIKQYQTALRRGIDGKPWLIKDRIKTEVTARVPQFKEVEAIVERYGGWEKLPVKANKTMNDWLKLIAGELGFHPDLSTKAGRKTFTDWCYNTLGLSTEAVKVMLGRKSEKGLEVYGRPDERRVIAELNQSVVFKQDTQDMP, from the coding sequence ATGAACATCAACCGCATGGAAGTTAAATACTGGCTGCACGACTCCAAAACGCCGGGTAAAGCTCAGATCTATTGCAACATCACCGTAAAGGGACAGCGTATCCAGATTGGCTCTACAGGCATTACCATCTACCGAGATCACTGGAATGCCGACACACAACGGATCACAAAACATAACCCCAGGTCACAGTTTTTAAACGAACAACTGATTGCCCAAGAGTTGCAGCTGATGAGCATCTTCACCGATTTATTTACGAAGAAAGCGCCTATCACTGCCGGTAAAATCAAGCGGCTATTTAAACAAGGGGCTGGCGAAACCACGGTATTGCTGACCGCTTTTGATCTGTTCTTAAAAGACGTTAAAACGAATCCGGAATGTAGTGAGAATACCTGGGAAGCCTACGACGATTGCCGTAAAAAGCTGATTAACTTTCTGATCTCGGAGAAAGCCTTGGATTTAGTCGTTGAAGAATTCGACGTGGCCTATCTGAAGAAGTATCGCAAATGGATGAAGCTCATTCCAGTCGGCGATAAAATTGGCCACAAAGACAGCTACATCCGGAAACATAGTCAAACCATCAAACAAGTGACAAAGTGGGCAAAGGCCAACCACCTAGCTGATCATAACAACCTGGAAGGCTTCAAGGTCCCCAACGCCAAATACGACGACCCCATCTACTTAACGGACGAAGAATTCGAACGCCTGGTAAACCATCGCTTTGATAACCCCCATAAGCAGCAAGCTGCCGATATGTTCATAATCTATTGCCGGACAGGCTTCCACTATGGCGATCTTAAAGATTTTATTAAGCAGTACCAAACCGCTCTACGCCGGGGTATTGATGGCAAGCCTTGGCTGATCAAGGATCGCATCAAAACGGAAGTAACCGCCAGAGTGCCCCAGTTCAAAGAAGTGGAAGCCATTGTCGAGAGATATGGTGGCTGGGAAAAACTGCCAGTCAAGGCCAATAAGACGATGAATGACTGGTTAAAATTGATTGCCGGCGAGCTAGGCTTCCATCCTGATCTGTCAACGAAGGCAGGTCGTAAGACATTTACTGACTGGTGTTACAATACGCTCGGTCTATCAACTGAAGCCGTCAAAGTAATGCTGGGTCGCAAGTCCGAGAAAGGCTTGGAAGTATATGGCCGACCTGACGAGCGCCGAGTTATTGCTGAATTAAATCAGAGTGTAGTTTTTAAACAGGATACACAAGATATGCCCTAG
- a CDS encoding PIN domain-containing protein, with translation MALMKDLYAGFLNKSTDDLDNLWQNSLITFDTNVLLNLYSYSEDTRDMILELIEKLKDRCFLTHRVGFEFHRKRKQVILDLIDKHVESLKLLNTYKNDLIGSTSVPHLSEDLLSNFSDITQRIESEINTNKEKYRLFLSGDDKILNSVHHNLGDSIGSPYDNDRLNEIYKMGAKRYDSSIPPGFTDKAKPDNEKYGDLIIWFQIIDKAKIDNQSVIFVTDEKKPDWWWQSASKSTTFGPQPQLIEEFYLLTNKLFHIYSTDTFLSHANKYLESKVSPDTISEVTQNQLKIDSFIPFGESSIDIRSNVVEVVIKSQIGSPIRVKEILKITEALGLSVYNLLSSSDSLILSLYTNEIDKINRLPAFISNLGYDISIGWESIRQSIMTKTVNYFLDNSYVEHITLFLLSSTEISKHIKLITNLIRDLPFLSNRLVRFEGPSANRLTIKIENTVDLKFEEIDNFLKLLFSTNIPIIDIQLDRH, from the coding sequence ATGGCATTGATGAAAGATTTATATGCTGGATTTTTAAATAAATCAACTGACGATCTAGATAATCTATGGCAAAATTCATTAATTACTTTTGATACAAATGTCCTACTTAATCTATACTCATATTCTGAAGACACTAGAGATATGATATTAGAACTTATCGAGAAATTAAAAGATAGATGCTTTTTAACACACAGAGTTGGTTTTGAATTTCATAGAAAACGAAAGCAAGTAATTTTAGATTTAATTGACAAGCACGTTGAGTCCCTAAAGTTATTAAACACTTATAAAAATGACCTAATTGGTAGCACATCAGTTCCTCATCTTTCTGAAGATTTGCTAAGTAATTTCTCTGACATAACTCAAAGGATTGAATCTGAAATAAATACTAATAAAGAAAAATATAGATTGTTTTTATCTGGAGATGATAAAATTTTGAATAGTGTTCACCATAATTTAGGAGATTCGATAGGAAGTCCTTATGATAATGACAGACTAAATGAAATTTACAAAATGGGTGCAAAACGTTATGATAGTTCAATACCTCCTGGCTTTACAGATAAAGCGAAGCCAGATAATGAAAAGTACGGAGATTTGATTATATGGTTTCAAATAATTGACAAAGCAAAAATTGATAATCAGTCCGTAATATTCGTTACTGACGAAAAGAAACCAGATTGGTGGTGGCAATCTGCATCCAAAAGCACTACTTTTGGACCTCAACCTCAACTCATAGAAGAATTCTATCTTTTGACTAACAAATTATTTCACATATACTCAACAGACACCTTCCTCTCGCACGCTAATAAATACTTAGAATCTAAAGTATCACCAGATACAATCTCAGAAGTTACGCAAAACCAGCTTAAGATAGATTCTTTTATTCCCTTTGGAGAAAGTTCAATTGATATTAGATCTAATGTTGTCGAGGTAGTAATTAAAAGCCAAATTGGCTCACCTATTCGAGTTAAAGAAATACTAAAAATTACAGAGGCTCTGGGATTGAGTGTTTACAATTTGCTAAGTTCCAGTGATAGCTTAATCTTATCATTATATACAAATGAAATAGATAAGATTAATAGATTACCAGCCTTCATAAGTAATTTGGGTTATGATATATCAATTGGTTGGGAGTCGATTAGACAATCTATAATGACGAAAACAGTGAATTACTTTTTAGATAACTCATACGTTGAACATATAACTCTATTTTTATTATCTAGTACTGAAATAAGTAAACATATCAAATTAATTACTAATTTGATTCGAGATTTGCCTTTTCTAAGTAATCGCCTTGTGAGATTTGAAGGACCCTCAGCAAATAGGTTGACAATAAAGATTGAAAACACTGTTGATCTAAAATTCGAAGAAATAGATAACTTTTTAAAATTGCTTTTTAGCACCAATATACCTATTATTGATATTCAGTTAGATAGGCATTAA
- a CDS encoding DUF2971 domain-containing protein, producing the protein MKKSDKLLLIPRRTEIDTFEQIKFHPLFPDIVYEIPPPIIYHYASYTTAISILTGRSLKFSSPESFNDPFDMFEGLIDFTSSGRSRKLWMQKAVDHNSNKQKRELLKKIKEVGIENFERLAYESFTRQRRESGVCCFSEKSDIALMWSHYAEKHRGVCFGFSFQPVVSQDHYFMTLKKVKYISKIDPVNYYNKSDKCIDHWVTSKSTVWEYEKEVRGFINDRYGYDLFPFSKICLKEIFLGCRLSKRERDEILMLVKENDYSPTNVMKMEMDTSIFNIKSVPI; encoded by the coding sequence ATGAAAAAGAGCGATAAACTATTATTAATTCCTAGGAGAACAGAAATTGACACTTTTGAACAAATAAAATTTCATCCACTATTTCCAGATATTGTTTATGAAATTCCACCCCCAATAATTTATCATTATGCATCTTACACCACTGCCATATCAATATTAACAGGTAGAAGCCTTAAATTTTCATCTCCTGAAAGTTTTAATGATCCATTTGATATGTTTGAAGGTTTAATTGACTTTACTTCATCAGGTAGAAGCAGAAAATTATGGATGCAAAAGGCTGTTGATCATAATTCTAATAAGCAAAAAAGAGAATTATTAAAGAAAATTAAAGAAGTTGGCATTGAAAACTTCGAGCGTCTTGCGTATGAAAGCTTCACACGTCAAAGGAGAGAATCAGGCGTTTGCTGTTTTAGCGAAAAAAGTGATATTGCCTTAATGTGGAGTCACTATGCAGAAAAGCATAGAGGAGTTTGCTTTGGCTTTAGCTTTCAGCCTGTCGTAAGTCAAGATCATTATTTTATGACTTTGAAAAAGGTTAAATATATTAGCAAAATAGATCCTGTGAATTATTACAATAAATCAGATAAATGTATAGATCATTGGGTAACCAGTAAATCGACTGTTTGGGAATACGAAAAAGAAGTCAGAGGCTTTATAAATGACCGATACGGGTATGATTTATTTCCCTTTTCTAAGATTTGCTTAAAAGAGATCTTTCTAGGTTGTAGGCTAAGCAAAAGAGAGAGAGACGAAATACTAATGTTAGTTAAAGAAAATGACTATTCACCGACTAATGTCATGAAAATGGAAATGGACACCTCTATTTTCAACATAAAATCAGTTCCAATTTAG
- a CDS encoding SIR2 family protein, with protein sequence MISTRDDNFLPVSKEADGQKIAFIIGNGFNFLVRDIVLAFPTNLLPTNLKTSKDDLANAISAITSLWRRFEELFYELKDKNPRLNDEELIRMIYSVIDFFSSIEAFQKALPHETIESIKEVFDFLLIDRIRDIAEEFRQHENSEGYKDLKRLFPFFGDHFKSILERNNIKDCDFFTTNYDGILDTLLTRSTRDLGYLTVDGFGNNKDYPLYLRLYDDTLQNNHIRCIHLHGSYRFEKKNGETLKTRNDNNKANSDPVIIFNNPLFKEQLIRRDPVLNHYYNFMSSSLEEADKLIIIGNSMQNEPHLKSLIQRKFKDPSQRLYICSRNPDQVADQFKGVYFKNIVKRSTASITTIEDFLSLFNSLMND encoded by the coding sequence ATGATATCCACACGAGACGACAATTTTTTACCAGTTTCTAAAGAAGCTGATGGTCAAAAAATAGCCTTTATCATTGGAAATGGCTTTAATTTTCTTGTTAGAGACATTGTGTTAGCTTTTCCAACAAACCTTCTCCCCACAAACTTAAAAACTTCAAAAGACGACTTAGCTAATGCTATTAGTGCAATAACATCTTTGTGGCGTAGGTTTGAAGAGCTATTTTACGAGCTTAAAGATAAAAATCCTAGGCTTAATGATGAAGAGCTAATAAGAATGATATATTCTGTAATAGATTTTTTTTCAAGTATTGAAGCTTTTCAAAAAGCATTACCGCATGAAACCATTGAAAGTATAAAGGAAGTTTTTGACTTTTTATTAATTGATAGAATTAGAGATATTGCTGAAGAATTCAGGCAGCACGAGAACTCGGAAGGCTATAAAGATTTAAAAAGGCTATTTCCCTTTTTTGGTGATCATTTCAAATCCATTCTTGAAAGAAATAATATTAAAGACTGTGATTTTTTCACAACTAACTATGATGGTATACTCGATACTCTACTAACTAGATCAACGAGGGATTTAGGGTATCTTACAGTAGATGGGTTTGGCAATAATAAGGATTACCCTCTTTACTTAAGACTATATGATGATACACTACAAAACAACCATATTAGATGTATACATCTGCATGGCTCATATAGATTTGAAAAGAAGAATGGAGAAACACTAAAAACTCGAAATGATAATAACAAGGCAAACTCAGATCCGGTAATCATATTCAACAATCCTCTTTTTAAAGAACAACTGATTAGAAGAGATCCAGTTCTAAACCACTATTATAATTTCATGTCCTCGTCTTTGGAAGAAGCTGATAAGTTAATCATTATAGGAAATTCAATGCAAAACGAACCACACTTAAAATCTCTAATACAAAGAAAATTTAAAGACCCTTCACAGCGGCTGTATATATGTTCAAGAAATCCAGATCAAGTTGCTGATCAATTTAAAGGAGTTTATTTTAAAAACATCGTAAAAAGATCAACAGCGAGCATCACTACAATTGAAGACTTTTTAAGTTTGTTTAATTCATTGATGAATGACTGA
- a CDS encoding recombinase family protein, translating to MIVHYIHILVGFNEHTSSFMRIGYARVSTFDQNLDLQLNALQNVGCEKIFQEKVSGTSKERPQLQMMIAHLRSGDEVVVWKLDRLGRSLTHLIELVNQFSDKGVSFSSVNDKIDTSTSSGKLIFHLFCSLAEYERNIIRERTMAGLEVARLKGKLGGKPKGLTEEAKNTARIAESLHKEGYGVKMIAAQLNKSRTTVYKYLAYRGVNIN from the coding sequence TTGATTGTTCATTATATTCACATATTAGTCGGTTTTAATGAACATACTTCAAGTTTTATGAGGATTGGATATGCCCGTGTTTCCACATTTGACCAAAATTTAGATCTTCAGCTAAATGCCCTGCAAAATGTTGGATGCGAAAAGATATTTCAAGAGAAAGTAAGCGGAACGTCCAAGGAACGCCCCCAATTACAAATGATGATTGCTCATCTACGATCGGGAGATGAAGTAGTCGTTTGGAAACTTGATCGACTGGGGCGCTCACTAACACATCTAATCGAATTAGTGAATCAATTTTCCGATAAAGGTGTCTCCTTCTCCAGCGTCAATGATAAGATTGATACTAGTACTTCATCAGGTAAGCTGATTTTCCATCTCTTCTGCTCGCTCGCCGAATACGAAAGAAATATAATCCGGGAAAGAACAATGGCTGGCTTAGAGGTCGCACGTTTGAAAGGAAAGTTAGGAGGCAAACCAAAGGGGCTTACCGAAGAGGCAAAAAATACCGCTAGAATAGCTGAGTCACTTCATAAAGAAGGCTATGGAGTAAAGATGATTGCTGCGCAGTTAAACAAATCGAGAACAACAGTATATAAGTACTTAGCTTACAGAGGCGTAAATATTAATTAA
- a CDS encoding DUF6712 family protein, with amino-acid sequence MILVTTSDQFAQFIGALFDKEIYFNQLEPFVVDAQEQLIEPLLGSALIEELENPSVELLQQVRRHTQKAIVWAAFEQAQVSFLYQFGNAGLSRFKVDKSEKLAQWEIDTILADTAKKADTALEQLMDFLTTHQDELPTWTNSTAYRHAHQLLIPTTVELRRALPEVAATHSMLVRLQLFMPRTERRYVRNMLGDALFDELTDKRIHGDTLTREETELLSYCRQLLAPVTLWEALPTLNVIFQPDGIRIISSFKGLKDQKAVNPAQVAELRAELWKQVETARGELRTFLNKTASATVFSSYFNSALYVAPTGQAEWTMPDNEGKKHFRL; translated from the coding sequence ATGATCCTAGTTACGACCTCCGACCAGTTTGCCCAGTTTATTGGGGCGCTCTTTGACAAAGAAATTTATTTCAACCAGCTGGAGCCTTTTGTGGTCGACGCTCAGGAGCAGCTCATCGAGCCCCTGCTGGGCTCAGCGCTGATCGAGGAGCTGGAGAACCCTAGTGTGGAGCTGCTGCAGCAGGTTCGCCGGCATACCCAGAAAGCCATCGTCTGGGCCGCTTTTGAGCAAGCCCAGGTGAGTTTCCTGTATCAGTTTGGCAATGCCGGTTTGTCCCGCTTCAAAGTCGACAAATCCGAAAAGCTCGCCCAGTGGGAGATCGACACCATCCTGGCCGATACGGCCAAGAAAGCCGATACCGCTCTGGAGCAGCTGATGGACTTTCTGACGACGCATCAGGATGAGCTGCCCACCTGGACAAACTCGACGGCCTATCGCCACGCCCACCAGCTGCTGATCCCCACAACGGTCGAGCTAAGACGAGCCCTACCAGAAGTGGCCGCCACCCACTCGATGCTGGTCCGGCTGCAGCTATTCATGCCCCGCACCGAGCGCCGGTACGTGCGCAATATGTTGGGCGATGCGCTGTTCGATGAGCTGACGGATAAGCGCATCCATGGCGATACGCTAACCCGGGAAGAAACCGAGCTGCTGAGCTACTGCCGCCAGCTGCTGGCACCGGTGACCCTGTGGGAAGCGCTGCCGACGCTGAACGTAATTTTCCAGCCAGACGGCATCCGGATCATTTCGAGCTTCAAGGGCCTGAAGGATCAGAAAGCCGTTAACCCGGCGCAGGTAGCCGAGTTGCGGGCCGAACTCTGGAAGCAGGTCGAAACGGCCCGGGGTGAGCTGCGGACCTTCCTCAACAAAACGGCTTCGGCCACGGTATTTTCCTCGTATTTCAACTCGGCGCTTTACGTTGCGCCGACCGGCCAAGCCGAATGGACCATGCCCGACAACGAGGGCAAAAAACACTTTCGTCTCTAA
- a CDS encoding S49 family peptidase — protein MTGLSFSGYYYMHEPFVDRMTGIVLPRLNAGQEPFPSIFRQQASAANTADQDRFQKQAARQQRLEEAIDAMYDDDGFFNTDKYDLYQYRKAGGGSVAVIPIDGAMARVGYCGIGGNEYVARILALAALDPKVKAVVLKMNTPGGTVDSTRMLADMVAAFPKLIYVWTPYCASAGYYVASQADMIWMEDQAVSEVGSIGVLMVYQDMSKALEKEGIGITIFRADGSEKKALINGVEPLSAETKVQITASLNECRTEFLGYVRRGRAGKLTSDEAFSGEMFGKEPSLEIGLADRIGSLQECINHALKQAA, from the coding sequence ATGACGGGATTATCGTTTTCAGGCTACTATTACATGCACGAGCCGTTCGTCGACCGAATGACGGGCATCGTATTACCCCGGCTCAACGCCGGCCAGGAGCCTTTCCCGTCGATCTTTCGTCAGCAGGCATCGGCGGCCAATACGGCCGATCAGGATCGCTTCCAGAAGCAGGCGGCCCGCCAGCAACGCTTAGAAGAAGCCATCGACGCGATGTACGACGATGACGGCTTTTTCAATACGGACAAGTACGATCTGTATCAGTACCGCAAGGCGGGTGGTGGCTCGGTCGCTGTCATTCCCATCGATGGAGCCATGGCCCGGGTAGGCTACTGTGGTATCGGCGGTAATGAGTACGTCGCTCGTATCCTGGCTCTGGCGGCTCTCGATCCGAAAGTCAAAGCGGTCGTGCTGAAGATGAACACGCCCGGCGGTACCGTCGACTCGACAAGAATGCTGGCCGACATGGTGGCGGCTTTCCCCAAACTGATCTACGTCTGGACGCCCTACTGTGCATCGGCCGGCTACTACGTGGCCAGTCAGGCGGACATGATCTGGATGGAAGACCAGGCCGTCTCGGAAGTGGGCTCGATCGGTGTACTGATGGTCTATCAGGACATGTCGAAAGCCCTCGAAAAAGAAGGCATCGGCATCACCATCTTCCGGGCCGATGGCTCGGAGAAAAAAGCCCTCATCAATGGCGTCGAGCCACTCTCAGCCGAAACTAAAGTTCAGATCACGGCCTCACTCAACGAGTGCCGTACCGAGTTTCTGGGCTACGTCCGCCGGGGCCGAGCCGGCAAGCTCACCTCCGACGAGGCCTTCAGTGGTGAGATGTTCGGCAAAGAACCATCGCTCGAAATAGGGCTGGCTGACCGCATCGGATCGCTTCAGGAATGTATCAATCACGCACTTAAACAAGCTGCATAA
- a CDS encoding DUF1353 domain-containing protein, producing the protein MNQPIVVRYKEEDPLKSDRWELVNSVTYLTRLGEVTVPSGYTTDFASVPMLLWGFIPPIGRHNRACLLHDWWYDNRLFQEQLGRKKARWVADQELYAHLRTVEPRKFIRNYCMYLACRLFGRSWWIH; encoded by the coding sequence ATGAACCAGCCCATCGTCGTCCGCTACAAGGAAGAAGATCCCCTTAAATCGGATCGGTGGGAACTGGTCAACTCGGTTACTTACCTGACCCGGCTGGGCGAGGTAACCGTTCCAAGCGGCTACACCACTGATTTCGCGTCAGTGCCCATGCTGCTCTGGGGGTTTATCCCGCCGATCGGCCGGCACAACCGGGCGTGTCTACTTCACGATTGGTGGTACGACAACCGGCTATTTCAGGAACAACTGGGGCGGAAGAAGGCCCGGTGGGTGGCCGATCAGGAGCTGTACGCTCATCTGAGAACCGTCGAACCCCGCAAGTTTATTCGCAACTATTGCATGTACCTGGCTTGCCGACTGTTCGGCCGAAGCTGGTGGATTCACTAA
- a CDS encoding DNA adenine methylase: MNPVKPLLKTPISYYGGKQMMLKHILPKIPTHRTYIEPFFGGGAVFWAKPQSPHEVINDISNRLITFYKVLKYDFDELQPLIDETFHSRLQHRESNAEYKSGEVEINDTIRMAWAVWLQANMSFSKTIGSGFAYDRKGTEPLRMFNRKKLLTEAYQERLKRVTIESYDVLKVIKTYDSPDTFFYLDPPYVSSDQGHYKGYTAEDFQQLLEICATMKGKFLLSSYPEAQLLAYRERLGWQHETIVKTLAVDGRWKEKRQKVECLTWNY, translated from the coding sequence ATGAATCCGGTTAAACCATTGCTCAAAACCCCCATAAGCTATTATGGGGGCAAGCAGATGATGCTGAAACATATTTTACCCAAAATCCCGACGCATCGCACCTATATCGAACCTTTCTTTGGCGGGGGTGCCGTCTTCTGGGCCAAGCCGCAAAGCCCCCATGAGGTTATCAACGACATCAGCAACCGGCTGATCACCTTTTATAAAGTGCTTAAGTACGACTTTGATGAGCTACAGCCGCTGATTGATGAAACGTTTCACAGCCGGCTTCAGCATCGGGAAAGCAACGCAGAATACAAGTCGGGCGAAGTCGAAATTAATGACACGATTCGAATGGCCTGGGCCGTCTGGCTACAAGCCAATATGTCATTCAGTAAAACGATTGGATCGGGCTTTGCCTATGACCGAAAAGGGACTGAGCCATTAAGAATGTTCAACAGAAAGAAGCTGCTCACCGAAGCCTATCAAGAGAGACTGAAACGGGTCACCATTGAGTCGTACGACGTGCTGAAAGTGATAAAGACGTATGATTCACCGGACACTTTCTTCTATCTCGACCCGCCATATGTCAGCTCTGATCAGGGCCACTACAAAGGCTATACAGCTGAAGACTTTCAGCAGTTGCTGGAAATCTGCGCAACCATGAAAGGCAAATTTCTCCTAAGCAGCTATCCCGAAGCCCAACTGCTGGCGTATCGGGAGCGACTAGGCTGGCAACATGAGACTATCGTTAAAACACTAGCTGTCGACGGGCGCTGGAAAGAGAAAAGACAAAAGGTCGAATGCCTGACCTGGAACTACTAA